Proteins encoded by one window of Synechococcus sp. MVIR-18-1:
- a CDS encoding AbrB family transcriptional regulator: MLTGSDLLTKVKDLGDVSKTDLATACGYVSKKKDGSDRVNFTAFYEALLNAKGIDLGGGNAGVGKGGRKLSYVATVQGNGNLLIGKAYTAMLDLQVGDEFTIKLGKKAIRLIPVGGEEEGDE, from the coding sequence ATGCTCACCGGTTCCGACCTGCTCACCAAGGTAAAAGACCTTGGAGATGTATCCAAGACTGATCTCGCCACAGCATGTGGCTACGTCTCTAAAAAGAAAGACGGCAGTGACCGGGTCAATTTCACCGCCTTTTATGAAGCTCTCCTCAATGCCAAAGGCATTGACCTCGGCGGCGGAAACGCTGGCGTTGGTAAAGGCGGACGCAAGCTTTCCTACGTTGCAACAGTTCAGGGCAACGGCAATCTGCTGATCGGCAAGGCTTACACCGCCATGCTCGATCTCCAAGTTGGTGACGAATTCACCATCAAGCTTGGCAAAAAAGCGATTCGCTTGATTCCTGTGGGTGGTGAGGAAGAAGGCGACGAGTGA
- a CDS encoding YdiU family protein — protein sequence MSLPPKQSSKQSLASFDDFIQHSNYSLLNTLNPDPESTKDGQDHRPRQVRSGHFVPVTPKPLAQPTYVSHSETLFCELGLDQDLAFNEEFKKLFSGDLSETREPMRPFGWATGYALSIYGTEYNQQCPFGNGNGYGDGRAISVFEGILNGQRWEMQLKGGGPTPYCRGADGRAVLRSSVREFLAQDLMHALGVPTSRSLTLYVSQTETVRRPWYSENSNSSDPDILVEDPVAISTRVAPSFLRVGQLELFARRARNSDHPDVLKELRMIVLHLIDREYKSEIDQTLDFSTQLIQLAELYQDRLTNLVANWLRIGYCQGNFNSDNCAAGGFTLDYGPFGFCEVFDPRFQPWIGGGEHFSFFNQPVAAEANFYMFWKSIRLLVIDNAAVLEQLDKICGGFKQTINTTIEQMWADKLGLTHYNEALVNTLFQLMIETKVDFTIFFRELCKMPKHWSDLKTSFYTSIPTDLEHQWQAWLQSWNERIGDSEDRTGIAEKMKRVNPKYTWREWLIAPAYQQAKQGDYALIKELQEVFSHPYDEQSQAIEEKYYRLKPDQYLNAGGISHYSCSS from the coding sequence ATGTCACTTCCTCCTAAGCAAAGCTCTAAACAATCCTTAGCTTCTTTTGACGATTTTATTCAACACTCAAATTATTCACTACTAAACACCCTTAATCCTGATCCTGAATCAACAAAAGATGGGCAAGATCATCGGCCTCGTCAGGTCCGCTCTGGTCATTTTGTTCCTGTTACTCCAAAGCCCCTGGCACAACCCACCTATGTAAGCCATAGCGAAACATTATTCTGCGAACTTGGCTTGGATCAAGATCTGGCCTTCAACGAAGAGTTTAAGAAACTATTCTCGGGTGATCTTTCTGAAACGCGAGAGCCAATGCGACCTTTTGGCTGGGCCACAGGGTATGCATTATCTATTTATGGAACTGAATATAATCAACAATGTCCATTTGGAAATGGCAATGGCTACGGGGATGGTCGCGCTATTTCTGTCTTCGAAGGAATCCTTAATGGTCAGCGTTGGGAGATGCAATTAAAAGGCGGTGGCCCCACTCCTTACTGCCGGGGGGCTGACGGGCGTGCCGTTCTGCGCTCAAGCGTAAGAGAGTTTCTCGCACAGGACTTGATGCATGCCCTCGGGGTACCGACGTCACGTTCTTTGACACTCTATGTTTCACAAACAGAGACAGTTAGGCGGCCTTGGTATTCAGAAAACTCCAACTCTTCTGATCCCGATATTTTAGTGGAGGATCCGGTTGCCATTTCAACCCGTGTAGCACCCTCCTTTTTACGCGTTGGTCAATTGGAATTATTCGCACGACGTGCTCGAAACAGTGACCATCCAGACGTATTAAAAGAGTTACGCATGATTGTGCTGCATTTAATCGATCGAGAATACAAATCTGAAATCGATCAAACTCTAGATTTTTCTACTCAATTAATACAGTTAGCAGAGCTCTACCAAGATCGACTCACGAATTTAGTTGCCAATTGGTTACGTATTGGTTATTGCCAAGGCAATTTCAATAGTGATAATTGCGCAGCTGGTGGCTTCACCCTCGACTATGGACCGTTTGGATTTTGTGAGGTCTTTGATCCGCGTTTCCAGCCTTGGATTGGGGGTGGCGAACACTTCTCCTTTTTTAACCAGCCTGTCGCAGCAGAAGCCAATTTTTATATGTTTTGGAAGTCCATCAGGCTACTTGTCATAGATAATGCGGCAGTTTTAGAGCAATTAGACAAGATCTGTGGTGGGTTTAAACAAACAATCAATACCACTATTGAACAGATGTGGGCAGACAAGCTTGGTCTTACCCACTACAACGAAGCTCTGGTCAATACGTTATTTCAGCTCATGATCGAAACCAAAGTTGATTTCACAATTTTCTTTCGTGAGCTTTGCAAGATGCCAAAGCATTGGTCTGATTTAAAAACAAGCTTTTATACATCGATCCCTACAGACCTGGAACATCAATGGCAAGCCTGGCTTCAGAGCTGGAACGAACGCATCGGAGACAGTGAGGATCGGACCGGGATCGCGGAAAAGATGAAGCGCGTTAATCCGAAATACACCTGGCGCGAGTGGCTCATTGCTCCTGCTTATCAACAAGCGAAGCAAGGCGACTATGCACTCATCAAAGAGCTACAGGAAGTCTTTAGCCATCCCTACGACGAGCAATCACAAGCCATCGAAGAAAAATACTACCGGCTAAAACCTGATCAGTACCTCAATGCTGGAGGAATTTCTCATTACAGCTGCTCATCATAA
- a CDS encoding 5-formyltetrahydrofolate cyclo-ligase — protein MVATKKALRSEYRRIRHGLMPKLNASLVKSVLAHLNAQGPPHHHGAIGITWPLPGEPDLRLLAELQPAPLALPATAADYSVTYHAWRNAPSPRELRGDAFSIPAPLTSPALKPTELALLLLPALAVDRNGMRLGYGGGCYDRLLSQPGWSTLPTFAVLPEACVHPTLLPTEPWDQPLDGWITEQGCSLRRASH, from the coding sequence GTGGTTGCTACAAAAAAGGCCCTGAGGTCTGAATACCGCCGCATACGCCATGGGCTGATGCCAAAGCTGAATGCCTCACTGGTAAAAAGCGTGCTTGCCCATCTGAACGCCCAGGGGCCTCCTCACCACCATGGGGCCATCGGAATCACCTGGCCCCTTCCGGGGGAACCCGATTTACGCCTGTTGGCCGAACTGCAGCCTGCACCCCTTGCCCTGCCTGCAACGGCAGCGGATTACAGCGTGACTTATCACGCTTGGCGAAATGCCCCATCGCCAAGAGAGCTTCGCGGCGATGCCTTTTCTATTCCCGCCCCCCTCACATCACCAGCGTTAAAACCCACTGAACTGGCCCTCTTACTACTTCCAGCCCTTGCCGTCGATCGAAACGGCATGCGCCTGGGCTACGGAGGCGGTTGCTATGACCGCTTGCTCAGTCAACCTGGGTGGTCAACGCTGCCGACGTTTGCCGTCTTACCTGAGGCGTGCGTCCATCCCACCTTGCTGCCGACAGAACCCTGGGATCAGCCCTTGGATGGATGGATCACCGAACAAGGCTGCAGCTTGCGTAGGGCTAGCCATTAG
- a CDS encoding SufE family protein gives MADPCCSSSQYGSEELDRLADRLSGTPDPRKRYEYVLWLAKKLPVMPAELQTEDRKVQGCVSQVFIHAALQDNHVCWQGESDALITKGLLALLIKGMSDLTPDQVLAVNPDFIAATGLQSSLTPSRANGFLNILRAMQSQAHALTNTDDAMDS, from the coding sequence ATGGCAGACCCCTGCTGCTCCTCGAGCCAATACGGAAGCGAGGAGCTAGACCGCCTGGCAGATCGGCTTAGCGGCACGCCAGACCCACGCAAGCGTTACGAGTACGTGCTCTGGCTGGCGAAAAAGCTCCCCGTGATGCCCGCAGAGCTCCAAACCGAAGACCGCAAGGTTCAAGGTTGCGTGTCTCAAGTGTTTATTCATGCCGCTCTCCAGGACAACCACGTGTGCTGGCAAGGAGAGTCCGATGCCTTGATCACCAAAGGGCTGCTTGCCTTACTGATCAAAGGAATGAGTGATCTCACTCCAGATCAAGTTCTCGCCGTCAATCCCGACTTCATTGCCGCTACTGGCTTGCAATCAAGCCTGACCCCCTCAAGAGCCAACGGCTTTTTGAACATTTTGCGAGCGATGCAATCCCAGGCTCATGCCCTAACAAACACCGATGACGCTATGGATTCATAG
- a CDS encoding carbonic anhydrase yields MTLNRRSFLFRSGLNAFGLAAAMQLIKPAKAEAAVLAQKESAQSCRPDDSLTALIDGNARFAAAWQAKNKATSLNERAQVMSNLWLDNCFLPSSVLEESQSPWASIISCADSRVAPEWIFDAAAGDLFVVRSAGNTPFDEGIASLEFGVAVLKTPLILVLGHSNCGAVQAARANKTLTPLFDQLIKPIRANLVPGDTLTNAIKNNASATAQQLTTRSDVLAKAVQSGELQIVAGYFDIASGKVSIV; encoded by the coding sequence GTGACACTCAATCGACGCTCTTTTTTGTTTCGTAGTGGCCTAAACGCGTTTGGTCTCGCGGCTGCGATGCAGTTGATCAAGCCGGCTAAGGCCGAAGCAGCGGTTCTAGCGCAGAAGGAATCAGCCCAATCCTGCCGGCCAGACGATTCACTCACGGCCCTGATCGATGGAAATGCGCGGTTTGCAGCAGCTTGGCAAGCGAAGAACAAGGCCACGAGTTTGAACGAACGTGCCCAAGTGATGTCCAACCTTTGGTTAGACAATTGCTTCCTTCCTTCAAGCGTTCTGGAAGAGTCTCAATCCCCTTGGGCTTCCATCATCAGCTGCGCCGACTCCAGAGTTGCTCCGGAATGGATTTTTGATGCTGCTGCTGGTGATTTGTTTGTTGTGCGTAGCGCAGGAAACACTCCTTTTGACGAGGGAATTGCCTCTCTCGAGTTTGGCGTTGCAGTCTTAAAAACGCCCTTGATCTTGGTTTTGGGCCACAGCAATTGTGGCGCTGTTCAAGCCGCTCGAGCGAATAAAACACTCACGCCACTATTCGATCAGCTCATCAAACCGATTCGAGCCAACTTGGTCCCAGGAGACACCTTGACGAACGCCATCAAGAACAATGCCAGTGCAACGGCTCAACAACTCACGACACGCAGCGACGTTTTAGCCAAGGCAGTTCAATCGGGAGAGCTTCAAATCGTGGCCGGGTATTTCGATATTGCCTCCGGCAAGGTCTCCATCGTCTGA